AGGAGGGTTCTTTTATTTTACAATTGGGGAGTGTCAAGTCCTGTTACCCTGCAGAAAGGATAGAGTGAAAACTCTGTTAACGCACCTACAGTTGGTTATAGTGAACAAAGCATTTATTTGCCTAGACCTGAATGTTTTGAAATCTAAGTTTCACACCTTCATCACACACCTTCATCACAGAGTTGGTGCAATATCTGCCAACCACATACACATGTAGCTAGCTATCCAGATCATGAAACTGTTGCTGCAGTGGGGGGAGTACTGGACTTAACAGATCCCAAGCTGGATCAGATAGTCTGTTTGCACCAATTTGCAAAACCTAGATTGTGTTCATCTATTTTGGAATTTAGAGATGAGATGCACTGTTCAATTAACATCAGTGCTAAGTGGGTATCATTTATTTTAACATTAGCTTCCTCTAATATATGAGGTATTGGCATTTTTCATCTAAAGGTATATAGCTTTATAATGCAAACAGTATCATGAGAAGGTTAATTTTCCACATTGTGTAACCCTGTTAATGTTAAGTCCTCTTATTGATGTTATATTATCAGACATATACTGTACTATTACACTTCTCTTATCGTGAATAGATTCATGATTCCACCTCAAGATCAATATTGTTAACACTTTGCTGGATATGCTGTCTAAATTCGTCATCATAATCAATTTGTAATGTGTAATGATTTTAAAGTGCCTTCAGCCTTCAACTGCCTCTTTACTCACTGGCAGGGGACATCCATGGACAATATACTGATCTTCTTCGATTATTTGAGTATGGTGGCTTCCCACCGGAGGCAAATTATCTGTTTCTGGGAGACTATGTTGATCGTGGCAAACAGAGTATTGAAACAATATGCCTTCTACTTGCTTACAAGATAAAGTACCCGGAGAACTTCTTTCTCCTTAGGGGAAACCATGAATGTGCGTCGATCAATCGAATTTATGGATTCTTTGATGAATGCAAGAGGAGGTTTAACGTTCGTCTCTGGAAGGTTTTTACTGATTGTTTTAACTGTCTCCCTGTGGCTGCTCTTATTGATGATAAGATcctgtgcatgcatggggGTTTATCACCTGAGTTAAAGAATATGGACCAGATACGCAACATTGCCCGTCCTGTGGATGTTCCGGACCATGGTCTCCTCTGTGATCTGCTGTGGTCAGACCCAGACAAGGAAATTGATGGCTGGGGTGAGAATGACAGGGGTGTGTCTTACACATTCGGAGCTGATAAGGTTGCGGAGTTCCTTGAGAAACATGATCTCGATTTGGTCTGCAGAGCCCACCAGGTATGCCTTCGTACTAATCTCGAAGTACATTTTTTGCCAAGTAATGAACATTTGTTTCACCAGTGAACTTGTTCACCATTTGATATTGAGTGCATATTTTCATCTGACACCTCAAGCAATGATGTTTCTAGAACAAATGGATATTGTATCAAGAATTGTTTGACTAATTAAATGGCTAACAAGGAAAAACCTTTTTGTGAAATCtttttatttaatttgttATCTATTTAATTAAGATTTGGTGACCTTTCTTAAATGTGTCATAACTTTTTTCTATATTTCATATATTATATTCTGAAAAGAGGTGAACTGGTATAATTTGTGCATTGATATGATTGCATTATACAGTTTTGTTTGTCGCAAAATTTCTAGCCTGTTGTTAAGGAAAGagaaaattacacaaaaccaccacatttgagGTAACCTTCTAGGAAAACcacattttaaaaataataattcaaaTCACCACCGATTTTGGGGATACATGTCACTCCGAACACTGATCTTTTAGTTGAGCACGAATTGACGGCAAATCTGACCATGGGACCCACTTGTCGGAGCCAACGTGGCGCCACATCAGCACCCAGTTGAACACTCCCCTGCCTCTGCCGTGTCGCCGCCGAGCCGCAGCTCATCATGGCCGGCCTGAACGCTGCCCACCTCCTCACGCTCTACACCTCCTGCAATGGACTCCGCCCCGGAGCAGCCCACCTCTCCACCGGCCCCGCCATGGCCGTGGACGAGCTGCTTGAGGCGGTGTGCTTGGCCGACGCCGGGGCTCT
This is a stretch of genomic DNA from Brachypodium distachyon strain Bd21 chromosome 1, Brachypodium_distachyon_v3.0, whole genome shotgun sequence. It encodes these proteins:
- the LOC100822417 gene encoding serine/threonine-protein phosphatase PP1, giving the protein MAAMDAETLDDVIRRLLEARGGRTARPAQLSDAEIRRLCAAAREVFLGQPNLLELEAPIKVCGDIHGQYTDLLRLFEYGGFPPEANYLFLGDYVDRGKQSIETICLLLAYKIKYPENFFLLRGNHECASINRIYGFFDECKRRFNVRLWKVFTDCFNCLPVAALIDDKILCMHGGLSPELKNMDQIRNIARPVDVPDHGLLCDLLWSDPDKEIDGWGENDRGVSYTFGADKVAEFLEKHDLDLVCRAHQVVEDGYEFFAKRQLVTIFSAPNYCGEFDNAGAMMSIDDSLTCSFQILKPSDKKGKAGAGNMSKPGTPPRKIKINII